A portion of the Limosilactobacillus reuteri genome contains these proteins:
- a CDS encoding 3-hydroxyacyl-CoA dehydrogenase yields MKNIMIAGAGVLGSQIAYQTALSGFNVSVYNHHIDTAERRIKALKSDYERDLHLTDKEFQQGLDNIKVITDDVATAVKDADLMIEALPESLELKEQFYEEVSGLAPEKTIFASNSSTFIPSQLAPYTDRPEKFLNMHFANQIWKFNVVEIMGTSQTSPEVIEEATKFAREIKMVPVILNKEQHGYILNSLLIPLLASGLSLWAKGVADPAMIDKDWMISTGAPMGPFGILDMVGLRTAAQIERNAYAQTKDESHKEIADKMEQMIQEGHEGKESGQGFYNYPNPAFMDPDFLKH; encoded by the coding sequence ATGAAGAATATAATGATTGCCGGCGCTGGTGTATTGGGTAGCCAGATTGCATATCAAACGGCTTTATCCGGCTTTAATGTCAGCGTATATAATCACCATATTGATACCGCTGAACGACGGATTAAGGCGTTGAAAAGTGATTATGAACGTGACTTGCATTTGACTGATAAGGAATTTCAACAGGGCCTTGATAATATTAAAGTAATTACTGATGATGTTGCGACCGCGGTTAAAGATGCTGATTTAATGATTGAAGCTTTACCAGAATCGTTAGAGTTAAAGGAACAGTTTTACGAAGAGGTTTCAGGATTAGCCCCTGAAAAAACAATCTTTGCTAGCAACTCCTCTACATTTATCCCTAGCCAACTAGCTCCTTATACTGATCGGCCAGAAAAATTTCTTAATATGCACTTTGCTAACCAAATTTGGAAATTTAATGTGGTCGAAATTATGGGCACCTCCCAAACAAGTCCAGAGGTGATTGAAGAAGCTACAAAGTTTGCCCGGGAAATAAAGATGGTTCCTGTTATTCTTAATAAAGAACAACACGGGTATATTCTGAATTCCCTTTTGATTCCGTTACTTGCATCTGGTCTTAGCTTATGGGCTAAAGGAGTTGCTGATCCAGCGATGATTGATAAGGATTGGATGATTTCGACAGGTGCACCAATGGGACCATTTGGTATTTTAGATATGGTTGGTTTACGGACGGCAGCGCAAATTGAACGGAATGCCTATGCCCAGACTAAGGATGAAAGTCATAAGGAAATTGCCGATAAGATGGAACAGATGATTCAAGAAGGGCACGAAGGAAAAGAATCGGGACAAGGATTTTACAATTATCCCAATCCAGCTTTCATGGATCCAGATTTTCTGAAGCATTAA
- a CDS encoding NupC/NupG family nucleoside CNT transporter yields the protein MYLIINIIGLIVFLGIGWLFSKNRKEINWKTVGIMVVLNLLLAWFLVSSAAGRAGVKAAADGFAWIVNVSAKGTVFALGDWYTPKNLNFICSALMPILMIVPLFDILNYIGVLPWIIKWIGRGLSFITGEPKFESFFAVEMMFLGNTEVLAVSGMQLRAMNKERNLTIAMMSMSCVTASILGAYIEMMPGQYILTAVPINIINSLIAVSMLNPVKVPAEDDTIEKVGAEVDSDKREPFFSFLGDSILGAGKLILIIIANVVAFVALAALIDAILALFWKDLSLESILGVIMFPFSWLLGLPVHQAWMLSQDMGMKLITNEFVVMGKVTDEINSYAPHLRAVLTVFVTSFANFGTLGMIIGAFKGLVDKENNDYIASNIGYLMLSGILVSLLSAAFVGLFVW from the coding sequence ATGTATCTTATTATCAACATTATTGGGTTGATTGTCTTTCTTGGAATTGGATGGCTTTTCTCCAAGAATCGAAAGGAAATCAACTGGAAGACTGTAGGAATCATGGTAGTCTTGAACTTACTTTTAGCATGGTTCCTCGTAAGTTCAGCAGCTGGTCGTGCTGGGGTTAAAGCGGCCGCTGATGGTTTTGCTTGGATTGTTAACGTCTCTGCAAAAGGAACTGTGTTTGCATTGGGTGATTGGTACACACCAAAGAACCTTAACTTCATTTGTTCTGCATTGATGCCAATCCTTATGATTGTTCCATTGTTCGATATCTTAAACTACATTGGTGTATTACCATGGATTATTAAGTGGATCGGACGTGGACTTTCATTCATTACTGGTGAACCTAAGTTTGAATCATTCTTTGCTGTAGAAATGATGTTCTTAGGTAACACCGAAGTTTTGGCTGTTTCTGGTATGCAATTACGTGCCATGAACAAGGAACGTAATTTGACGATTGCCATGATGTCAATGTCTTGTGTTACTGCTTCAATTCTTGGTGCATATATTGAAATGATGCCAGGACAATATATTCTGACTGCTGTTCCAATTAATATTATTAACTCATTGATTGCTGTAAGTATGTTAAACCCTGTTAAGGTTCCAGCTGAAGATGACACCATCGAAAAGGTTGGTGCTGAAGTTGACTCTGATAAGCGTGAACCATTCTTCAGTTTCTTGGGAGACTCAATTCTAGGTGCTGGTAAGTTAATCCTTATCATCATTGCTAACGTTGTTGCCTTCGTTGCTTTGGCAGCCTTGATCGATGCTATCTTAGCATTGTTCTGGAAGGACCTTTCACTTGAAAGTATCTTAGGTGTTATCATGTTCCCATTCTCATGGTTACTTGGTTTACCTGTTCACCAAGCATGGATGCTTTCCCAAGATATGGGTATGAAATTGATTACTAACGAATTCGTTGTTATGGGTAAAGTTACTGATGAAATCAACAGTTACGCACCTCACTTGCGGGCTGTCTTGACTGTCTTCGTAACTTCATTTGCCAACTTCGGTACTTTAGGTATGATTATTGGTGCCTTCAAAGGATTAGTTGACAAGGAAAACAACGATTACATTGCTTCAAACATTGGTTACTTAATGCTTTCTGGTATTTTGGTTTCATTATTATCAGCCGCATTTGTTGGTCTCTTTGTTTGGTAG
- the rihC gene encoding ribonucleoside hydrolase RihC, whose product MTTKIIMDTDPGIDDAAALTMAINDPSLDLKLVTTVAGNVTADKTTANALKIIHFFGKDIPVAAGAKQPLIKPFEDAARIHGESGMPGYDFGDDYGKPLDKTAVEALHDAIMAEDEVILVPTGSYTNIALLFSEYPEVKSHIKQIVAMGGSFSGGNMTSVAEFNVFTDPDAAKIMYNAGVPIVTVGLDVTLKALLTADTIEKLGSLNKTGEMLHGLITHYNDGSDQGRPMHDVNTIFYLLHPEAFTTKDMWVDVQTDGPAIGATVGDIRAAYHDGKTNAKVCLDIDAEYFNKWFLEEVSKMK is encoded by the coding sequence ATGACTACAAAGATTATTATGGATACTGACCCAGGTATTGATGACGCAGCTGCTTTAACGATGGCTATTAATGATCCATCATTAGACTTGAAATTAGTTACAACAGTTGCCGGTAACGTTACTGCTGATAAAACCACTGCTAACGCTTTGAAGATTATTCACTTCTTCGGTAAGGATATTCCAGTTGCAGCAGGTGCCAAGCAACCATTGATTAAGCCTTTTGAAGATGCTGCCCGAATTCATGGTGAATCAGGAATGCCTGGTTATGACTTTGGTGACGATTATGGTAAGCCACTTGATAAGACTGCTGTTGAAGCACTTCATGACGCAATCATGGCTGAAGATGAAGTCATCCTGGTTCCAACTGGTTCATACACTAACATTGCACTACTCTTTAGCGAATATCCAGAAGTAAAGAGCCACATTAAGCAAATCGTTGCGATGGGTGGTTCATTCTCTGGCGGTAATATGACTAGTGTAGCTGAATTTAACGTCTTCACTGATCCAGATGCTGCTAAGATTATGTACAATGCGGGTGTTCCAATTGTAACTGTTGGATTGGATGTTACCTTAAAGGCGCTCTTAACTGCGGATACGATTGAGAAACTTGGTAGTCTTAATAAGACTGGTGAAATGCTGCATGGATTAATCACGCACTATAATGATGGTAGTGATCAAGGGCGTCCAATGCACGATGTTAATACCATCTTCTATCTTCTTCATCCAGAAGCATTTACTACGAAGGATATGTGGGTTGATGTTCAAACAGACGGTCCAGCAATCGGTGCTACTGTTGGTGATATTCGCGCTGCTTACCATGATGGCAAGACTAACGCAAAAGTTTGTTTAGACATTGATGCTGAATACTTCAATAAGTGGTTCTTAGAAGAAGTAAGCAAAATGAAATAA
- a CDS encoding DUF951 domain-containing protein — protein sequence MAAYDKGDIVMMKKAHPCGTNRWKITRVGADIKIECQGCGHIVMMTRQKFDKGLKKVIEKADQDD from the coding sequence ATGGCAGCATATGATAAAGGTGACATTGTAATGATGAAAAAGGCTCACCCGTGTGGAACTAACCGCTGGAAGATTACACGAGTGGGTGCAGATATTAAAATTGAATGCCAAGGCTGTGGTCATATTGTCATGATGACCCGTCAAAAATTTGATAAGGGATTAAAAAAGGTTATCGAAAAAGCGGATCAAGATGATTAA
- a CDS encoding ParA family protein, translating into MGSVIALANQKGGVGKTTTSVNLGACLAETGQRVLLIDLDPQGNATSGLGVEKQNIKQSIYDVLINEVPLEDVIQKTSHVGVDIAPTTIALSGAEVELTNLMARETRLKDSFGEIRQKYDFILIDCPPSLGLLTINAFTACDSILIPVQSEYYALEGLSQLLNTIKLVRKHFNPQLKIEGVLLTMFDRRTNLGQQVNSEVKKFFGDQVYDTIIPRNVRLSEAPSHGLAIIDYDKNSTGAHVYQQLAKEVLANHGKE; encoded by the coding sequence ATGGGTTCTGTAATTGCCCTTGCAAATCAAAAAGGCGGTGTTGGTAAAACAACAACGAGTGTTAATTTGGGTGCATGCTTAGCTGAGACTGGCCAGCGCGTCTTATTAATTGATCTTGATCCTCAAGGAAATGCAACTAGTGGTTTGGGCGTTGAAAAACAGAATATTAAGCAAAGTATTTATGACGTTTTAATTAATGAAGTGCCATTAGAGGATGTCATTCAAAAGACAAGTCACGTAGGAGTTGATATTGCTCCCACAACAATTGCTTTATCCGGGGCCGAAGTAGAATTAACTAATTTAATGGCCCGGGAAACACGGCTTAAAGATTCGTTTGGTGAAATTCGTCAAAAATATGATTTTATTTTAATCGATTGCCCACCATCCTTGGGGCTCCTGACGATTAATGCATTTACTGCTTGTGACTCAATTCTGATTCCTGTCCAAAGTGAATATTATGCCTTGGAAGGATTAAGTCAGCTTTTAAATACCATCAAGCTTGTTCGTAAACACTTCAATCCGCAACTTAAGATTGAAGGGGTCCTTTTGACAATGTTTGATCGGCGCACAAACCTTGGACAACAGGTAAATTCTGAGGTCAAAAAGTTTTTTGGGGACCAGGTTTATGATACGATTATCCCTCGTAATGTTCGTTTATCGGAGGCACCTAGTCACGGCTTAGCAATTATTGATTATGATAAAAATTCAACGGGGGCGCACGTCTACCAACAATTAGCAAAGGAAGTGTTGGCTAACCATGGCAAAGAATAA
- a CDS encoding ParB/RepB/Spo0J family partition protein has translation MAFSLFGIGKNNSDNTKNKVVEVKIDQIIPNRYQPRKVFDQDGIRELAQTIDEHGLLQPIVLREYEPAKYEIIAGERRYRAMKLLKWEKAPAIIEKMSDQETASLALIENLQRSQLSSVEEAQAYRQLMDLNHLTQSQLAKGMGKSQSFVANKLRLLRLITPVQTAILDHRITERHGRALLDLDEKQQCDMLMRIVNERLTVRQTEDEVARLLGRPLPSEIAELKAAAKRKELASIEDHAEETADVEEVPVEKPAEKRRAPKRKTAKKARSKKTQQANDARLALNTIKKSIKLATNEGFEIKMHEKENGDTYQLTIEIPKKQ, from the coding sequence ATGGCTTTTTCATTATTTGGTATTGGAAAAAATAATTCCGATAATACAAAAAATAAGGTCGTAGAAGTAAAAATTGATCAAATTATTCCTAATCGTTATCAGCCACGGAAGGTATTTGATCAAGACGGTATCCGCGAATTAGCACAAACAATTGACGAACACGGGTTGTTACAACCAATTGTTTTACGTGAATACGAGCCAGCAAAATATGAAATTATTGCTGGGGAACGCCGATACCGGGCGATGAAGCTCTTAAAGTGGGAAAAAGCGCCAGCGATCATTGAAAAGATGAGTGATCAAGAGACTGCTTCGCTTGCCCTCATTGAAAATCTGCAACGGTCGCAATTGAGTTCAGTCGAAGAAGCGCAGGCCTACCGACAATTAATGGATCTGAACCATCTTACCCAATCGCAATTAGCAAAGGGGATGGGGAAGAGTCAGTCCTTTGTTGCTAACAAATTACGGTTGCTGCGTCTGATCACCCCAGTCCAAACAGCTATTTTAGATCACCGGATTACGGAACGTCATGGTCGAGCATTATTAGATTTAGATGAAAAACAACAATGTGATATGTTAATGCGGATTGTTAATGAACGGTTAACAGTTCGGCAGACAGAAGATGAAGTTGCTCGCTTATTAGGGCGTCCGTTACCTTCAGAAATTGCAGAATTAAAAGCAGCCGCTAAGCGCAAAGAATTAGCTTCTATTGAGGACCATGCTGAAGAAACAGCAGACGTTGAAGAGGTACCAGTAGAAAAGCCTGCAGAAAAGAGGCGCGCTCCTAAACGAAAGACAGCTAAGAAGGCCCGAAGCAAAAAAACTCAGCAGGCTAATGATGCGCGTTTAGCTTTAAATACGATTAAAAAGTCAATTAAGCTGGCGACAAATGAAGGCTTTGAAATTAAAATGCATGAGAAGGAAAACGGCGATACTTATCAATTAACAATTGAGATTCCGAAGAAACAGTAG
- a CDS encoding ParB/RepB/Spo0J family partition protein: protein MAKNKKGGLGRGIEALFAENEVTELADETVQDIKLSLIHPNPYQPRRTFDKEALAELASSIEKSGVFQPIILRQTDPKINRYELIAGERRFRASKIAKQKTIPAIVRKMSDDQMMEIAVLENLQREDLTPLEEAQAYQMLMDKLSLTQAQVASRLGKSRPYIANYLRLLGLPKVIKEFLNTGKLSMGQARTILGLKDKTKLVPLAQRAVEQNLTVRQLEEIVTQTNGTAKKKEERRTQRKPIYIREAESQLQSKFGTKVAVAQSRKKGAGKIEIPYTSNEDFTRILELLNITLD from the coding sequence ATGGCAAAGAATAAAAAAGGTGGGCTTGGCCGAGGTATTGAAGCCCTCTTTGCAGAAAATGAAGTAACTGAACTTGCGGATGAAACGGTTCAAGATATCAAGCTATCGTTAATTCATCCTAATCCCTATCAACCACGGCGAACGTTTGATAAAGAGGCGTTGGCAGAGTTAGCTTCATCGATTGAAAAATCAGGGGTGTTTCAACCAATTATTCTGCGACAAACGGATCCAAAAATTAACCGTTATGAGCTAATCGCTGGGGAGCGACGGTTTAGGGCTTCTAAGATCGCCAAACAGAAAACTATCCCAGCAATTGTGCGTAAGATGAGCGATGACCAGATGATGGAAATCGCGGTTCTCGAAAACCTTCAACGTGAAGACCTTACACCACTTGAAGAAGCGCAAGCCTACCAGATGTTAATGGATAAATTGTCATTAACACAGGCACAGGTGGCAAGCAGACTAGGAAAGAGTCGGCCTTATATTGCCAATTACTTGCGATTACTAGGGTTACCAAAAGTGATCAAAGAGTTTCTTAATACTGGCAAACTATCGATGGGTCAAGCACGGACAATTCTCGGTTTAAAAGATAAGACAAAACTTGTTCCGCTTGCCCAACGAGCTGTCGAACAAAATCTTACAGTGCGACAATTAGAAGAGATTGTAACGCAGACTAATGGAACGGCCAAAAAGAAAGAAGAACGGCGGACGCAACGAAAACCAATCTATATTCGAGAAGCTGAATCACAGTTGCAGAGTAAATTTGGTACAAAAGTTGCTGTCGCGCAAAGTCGGAAAAAAGGCGCAGGAAAGATCGAAATACCTTATACGTCAAATGAAGACTTTACTCGAATTCTTGAATTATTAAATATAACCTTAGATTAA